The Jeotgalibacillus haloalkalitolerans DNA segment GCGGGTCAGAATCCACATCGTTTTTCAGCACGATGAAACGGTTCAGCCAGGTCTGGAAATATGCCTGGGTGGCATTCCTGCCTCCTCTCAGCTACGGTTTTCTGGAAGCATCCTTACACGGGAACTTTCCAATCTATGCGCTGCGGAGCGGGATAGAGACAAGTGCAATTGCTTATATCCTCCCTGCTTTTTCGATTGGCGCGATTGTGTTCCAGCTGCCGCTTGGTATGCTGAGTGATAAATATGGACGTCACAGAATTTTGATGAGTGTGTTATTTGCGGGTGCGATATGCTTCGTTCTTGCCGGTCTCGCAGGCTCTTCTCCACTCTGGCTGACGCTTGCATTTTTTATAGCCGGTATGGCAACCGGATCCACATTCTCTCTCGGGATCAGTTATATGACAGACCTTTTACCGAAGCACCTGCTCCCTGCAGGAAATATTATGTGCGGCGTCGCGTTCAGTCTGGGCAGTATCGGTGGACCGGCAATTGGTGGACTGATCATTGAATTTTTCACAGAAGGATTCTTTTACTTTATTTCTATGCTGCTTGTCACGATTGGCTTATGTCTTGTTGCTTTCTCGCTCCGCAAAAGGCTGACCGAAAGTTAATATCTACCTGTCTTTTCTTTTAAATGGTATAATAAAAGAAAAGAACTGTTCCCAACTTCATATCAAACGTTTATGCTATGCTGCTGTCCTGTGACAGCAGCATTCAGTGCTTTTTAAGGGTATTGATTTCGATTATCTTTCTCAATAAGCATGCGAACGGAGCGTGGTTCTAATGGTGAAATATACTGAAGCGCTGAACCTTCCTTCAGCTGTCAGAAGCGATCGTCTGAATTTTATAAAAGTGCACTTAGAACTAATCTTGGCTATACTTAGCGGTGTTTTGATTCTGATTGCATGGTGGCTGATGCATCAGGGTTTACCCACTGCTTCAGCAGGAGTGTATATCTCTGCATATGTGATTGGCGGGTACTTTAAAGCCGTGGAAGGAGTTAAGCACTCTATAAAAGCAAAGGATTTAAATGTTGAGTTACTGATGATCATCGCTGCACTTGGCGCTGCATGGATCGGTTACTGGACTGAAGGAGCCATTCTGATTTTTATCTTTGCACTGAGCGGTGCACTTGAAACCTATACAATGAATAAAAGTAAAAACGAGATCTCCTCCCTGCTTGATCTGCAGCCTCAAGAAGCGTGGAAGCTGGTGGATGGAGAAGAAGTGAAAGTCAACGCTGCAACCCTGCAGCCTGGAGAGCGTATTGCAGTTAAACCAGGCGAGCGGATTGCTGCTGACGGTGTAATCATCAAAGGACGAACTTCAGTCGATGAAGCTACTTTTACTGGGGAATCAATGCCCGTTGTAAAAGGAATTACCGCTGAAGTGTTTGCGGGCACTGTTAACCTGACAGGTGCTGTGCAGGTTGAGGTGACCAAGAAAAACACTGAAACCATGTTTCAAAAAATTATTGAGCTTGTTCAATCAGCGCAAAGCGAAAAGTCACCTTCCCAGCTGTTTATTGAAAGATTCGAAGGCAAATATGTAAAAGCAGTTCTCATTTTCACATCACTCATGATGTTTATACCGCATTATCTATTGGGCTGGAGCTGGGAAGAAACGTTTTATAGAGCAATGGTTTTACTTGTGGTGGCTTCACCATGTGCACTCGTTGCTTCGATTATGCCCGCTTCACTCAGCGCGATTTCAAACGGAGCCAGAAAAGGCATTCTCTTTAAGGGCGGCGTTCACCTGGAGAACCTCAATAGCATTAAAGCGATCGCATTTGATAAAACCGGTACCCTGACTGAAGGCAAACCAAAAGTGACAAACTGGTTTGTCAGACAGGACTTAGATCACGCAGAGGTCCTGCAAATGACCGCTTCAATTGAAAAGCAGTCCAATCATCCCCTCGCACAGGCGATTGTTCAGTTCACAGAAAAGACTGTCACAAATGCTGATGTGCAGATGGATACGGTAGAAGATGTCACCGGTTTCGGCTTAAAGGCTTCATTTCAAAATGAGACCTGGAGAATCGGCAAGCCTGACTGGTTTAAGGAAGAAAGTATCAGCAAAGAGATTCTGGAACAGGCAACTCTTCTATCACAAGCAGGAAAAACCATTGTACTGATTGAGAAAAATGAGGAAGTCATTGGACTGATTGCGTTGAAGGATCAGGTCAGACAGCAGACGATTGAAGCGATCAAGTATTTAAAGTCAGTCGGGATTCATACGGTTATGCTGACCGGGGACAGTACAGGCACAGCACAGACCATTCAAAAAGAAACAGGCGTGGACAGTTTTAAAGCAGAGTGTCTGCCTGGTGTAAAAGTTGAGGAAATTAAAAAACTCAAGACACAATTTGGTCAGGTCGCAATGATTGGAGACGGAATAAATGATGCGCCTGCCCTCGCAAGTGCTTCCGTTGGTGTAGCAATGGGTGCAGGGTCTGATATCGCGCTTGAAACTGCTGATATTGTCTTAGTAAAAAATGACCTTCAAAAAATTGCTGAGGCGATCCGGCTTTCTAAAAGGATGAATCGCATCGTTAAGCAGAATATCGTTTTCAGCATCGCGGTTATATTTATCCTGATCCTATCTAACTTTTTTCAGGCACTTGACCTTCCACTCGGAGTACTGGGTCATGAAGGAAGTACGATTCTGGTCATCTTGAACGGACTCAGACTATTAAGGGGATAAGAAAAGCCTTCCATTCAGAAAGTTGAATGGAAGGCTTTTGTCTTTGCCCAGCTTCAGCAGGCAGCCCCTCTCATCACAGCTTATGCTTGTCGAGGCTGAACGCCTGCTTCTGCTTTTCGATTCAGGATCCTTTCGGAACAAATGGTTTATGACGGCGTTTGGCAGCCATTGTAGCGTTAACCTGGGCACCCACAAGAATGATAATTCCTGATAGGTACAGCCAGATCATCAGTACAATGATGCCTCCGATACTTCCGTAAGATGCGGAATAATTTCCAAAGTTTCCTACATAAATTGAGAATAATGAAGATGTTAATAACCAGCCGATTGCAGCAAAAAGTGCCCCCGGGATAACAGAGATGAAACGGATTTTTACGTTTGGTACAAATGCATATAAGCCCACAAATGCAATAAACAGGACAAATGGCGTAATCGCAAATCTCAGTACCGTCCATATTGTGAGGAACTGATCAGTCAGACCAAACCATGAGAAAATCAGTTCTCCAATCTGCTGACCGAAAATCGGAAGCAGCAGAGCAACCACAAAGATTAGTACCATCACGACTGTCCATACAACTGCCATGCCACGAGCAATGATAAATGATCTTGTTTCTTCCACTTCGTATGCACCATTAAAAGCTTTCATGATCGCATTCATTCCGTTGGATGCTGACCAGAGAGTACCCAGAATACCGATTGAAAGCAGCCCTGCACTCTCCCCGGTGGCAACCTCTGAGACTGTTGATTCAATCAGCGCCATCGCGTCTCCAGGCGCAAATTCGCGGAACATATCCAAAAGCTGTGCCTGGGTAATATCCAGGTAGGGAAGTAATGCTAATGCAAAAATCAGCAGCGGGAATAATGAAAGCAGAAAGTAGTAGGCCAGCTGAGCACCGAGTCCTGGTGTATCTGCATCTGTAAAGCGTCTTAATACCGCTTTAACAAAGCCCATAAATGAATCATAATGCCCTTCACGCCCTGCTTTATGTACTGCATCAGACATATCTTTAAGGTGTCTGTTTTTCTTTCCTTCCTTCCATTGGCTGCCTTCCTCTCGATCAGGAGCAGGATTGCCTTTTTGAGAAGTCATTCCATCCCTCCTTGTATCATATTTCACATCGTCTTTTTTTCCGGCAGCCCGCCAGCTCCTCCGGAAGGCATTGGACTATTTGGTGTCTGATCTTCTTCTGTAAAAGCCTCTTTTGTTTCCTGGACCGTCTCTTTCAGCTCAGGTGCCAGGGACTTCACTTCTTCATATTTTTCAGACAGAAATGCAATGTCTTCCTGAATCTTCTCTGCAATTTCTCTCCACTCATCTGCTTTTTGTGAAGCTCTGTCAGCCAGCTCCTGCGGGTTTCTTGAGTAATAAGAGATAGAGTGCTTCGTATTGGATAGTGCCTGGGCAGTTCTTTTTCTTGTAGAAGGATCCAGCATACTTAAAATCCCTCCTGCAACTGCTCCAATAATGATTCCTGCCGGTAACTTGTTTTTTGCCATGTGATTTCCTCCAATTTGTTTTACAGTTTTGCAGCCAGTTCAACACTTTTCTGTTGCAGGTCTTTTATTACTTCAGCTGTCTGATCATTATGCAGCATATATTCAAGGTCTTCCATAGACCTGCCGCTGAGTTCTGATGCACGAATGATCACATGCTTTTTTTCAGACGCTTTCAGCAGATGTGTTAATGATTCTTCTGCCTGACTGATTAGTACAATGACATCTGCCTGTTCAAGGTCACTCCGCTGCAGCTGTTCTGTCTTCAGTGTTCCCATTTCGCTGTGGAGCCCTTTAATTCCTTCAAAAGAATATTCGGACATTTCAGTGCTGCTCCATGTGAAGGTGCCTCTCACAACTGGCTGGATGCCTTCCGAGGAACTTTTTTCCAATTCTCCAGCAAGCAGTGTACAACTTGACAACTGTTTCTGTACAAGGAATAATACAGTCTTCATCATCTCTCTCCTTATACGGAATATGGTTTACTATTTCCTTAGGTCTTTTGTTTGAAACCTTTTCAGCGGCAGCAAATTAAAAAAACCTTGACAATCAGGGGTGAATTTTCGGAATATTTAATGTAAGGCATACATATTTTCTTCATATTTAATATCTATGACCTGAAAACAGAAAAAAGGGGGAAATTAGATGCAAGGTTTAACAGATCTTCTGAATCAAATCAGTGGGCTGGTATGGGGACCGCCGCTACTCATTCT contains these protein-coding regions:
- a CDS encoding YtxH domain-containing protein produces the protein MAKNKLPAGIIIGAVAGGILSMLDPSTRKRTAQALSNTKHSISYYSRNPQELADRASQKADEWREIAEKIQEDIAFLSEKYEEVKSLAPELKETVQETKEAFTEEDQTPNSPMPSGGAGGLPEKKTM
- a CDS encoding YihY/virulence factor BrkB family protein, with amino-acid sequence MTSQKGNPAPDREEGSQWKEGKKNRHLKDMSDAVHKAGREGHYDSFMGFVKAVLRRFTDADTPGLGAQLAYYFLLSLFPLLIFALALLPYLDITQAQLLDMFREFAPGDAMALIESTVSEVATGESAGLLSIGILGTLWSASNGMNAIMKAFNGAYEVEETRSFIIARGMAVVWTVVMVLIFVVALLLPIFGQQIGELIFSWFGLTDQFLTIWTVLRFAITPFVLFIAFVGLYAFVPNVKIRFISVIPGALFAAIGWLLTSSLFSIYVGNFGNYSASYGSIGGIIVLMIWLYLSGIIILVGAQVNATMAAKRRHKPFVPKGS
- a CDS encoding heavy metal translocating P-type ATPase; protein product: MVKYTEALNLPSAVRSDRLNFIKVHLELILAILSGVLILIAWWLMHQGLPTASAGVYISAYVIGGYFKAVEGVKHSIKAKDLNVELLMIIAALGAAWIGYWTEGAILIFIFALSGALETYTMNKSKNEISSLLDLQPQEAWKLVDGEEVKVNAATLQPGERIAVKPGERIAADGVIIKGRTSVDEATFTGESMPVVKGITAEVFAGTVNLTGAVQVEVTKKNTETMFQKIIELVQSAQSEKSPSQLFIERFEGKYVKAVLIFTSLMMFIPHYLLGWSWEETFYRAMVLLVVASPCALVASIMPASLSAISNGARKGILFKGGVHLENLNSIKAIAFDKTGTLTEGKPKVTNWFVRQDLDHAEVLQMTASIEKQSNHPLAQAIVQFTEKTVTNADVQMDTVEDVTGFGLKASFQNETWRIGKPDWFKEESISKEILEQATLLSQAGKTIVLIEKNEEVIGLIALKDQVRQQTIEAIKYLKSVGIHTVMLTGDSTGTAQTIQKETGVDSFKAECLPGVKVEEIKKLKTQFGQVAMIGDGINDAPALASASVGVAMGAGSDIALETADIVLVKNDLQKIAEAIRLSKRMNRIVKQNIVFSIAVIFILILSNFFQALDLPLGVLGHEGSTILVILNGLRLLRG
- a CDS encoding MFS transporter, with product MGVSARTRFWILVGIVAISGFSQGMLLPLIAIIFEQQGVSSAMNGFHATGIYIGILIASPLMEAPLRRFGYKPMIIVGGLVVGLSLLAFPLWQSFWFWFVLRLLIGIGDNMLHFSTQTWITSFSEAHRRGRNIAVYGLFFSLGFAIGPAMSSLVEINPTLPFIFSGILTFITWGFVFLLRNDFPDHGGSESTSFFSTMKRFSQVWKYAWVAFLPPLSYGFLEASLHGNFPIYALRSGIETSAIAYILPAFSIGAIVFQLPLGMLSDKYGRHRILMSVLFAGAICFVLAGLAGSSPLWLTLAFFIAGMATGSTFSLGISYMTDLLPKHLLPAGNIMCGVAFSLGSIGGPAIGGLIIEFFTEGFFYFISMLLVTIGLCLVAFSLRKRLTES